In Populus alba chromosome 1, ASM523922v2, whole genome shotgun sequence, a single window of DNA contains:
- the LOC118038612 gene encoding uncharacterized protein isoform X2 has translation MDVSDDEMEKEIETPENGKKGFIYLAFRLTLALLFPIFAFLSLSILLGFLAIFMGHLSITTPLSLPSQCKILSSSVDLRSSKVCEPGFLNYKAKHVFYPYNRSKFRCRYDYYWASVFEVEYKDYSLGQTQFALAEAPNEALPLNCRPNFGAAWLTKDKFKVNKTYNCWYTSGILKVSLYRDDLFSCQAKDPSQVEMIKRFFILSKEMLHSLMVQKKGKAGYWRCIAGVIAGFSTSIIAISFIIILQHIKSWFRLPSVARMFSHTNIVFFKRTCFLVAYISFMGWLTIQYGKRLGLPEIRRVYNY, from the exons ATGGATGTTAGTGATGatgaaatggaaaaggaaataGAAACCCCTGAAAATGGGAAAAAGGGTTTCATATATCTAGCTTTTCGATTAACTTTAGCTCTTCTTTTCCCAATCTTTGCCTTCCTTTCCTTGTCAATATTATTAGGCTTTTTAGCAATTTTCATGGGTCATTTGTCAATTACAACTCCCCTCTCTCTTCCCTCTCAGTGCAAGATTCTCTCCAGCA gtGTGGATCTTAGATCATCTAAGGTTTGTGAGCCTGggtttttgaattataaagcCAAGCATGTGTTTTATCCATATAACAGAAGCAAATTCCGCTGTCGCTATGATTACTACTGGGCTTCAGTGTTTGAG GTGGAATACAAAGATTACTCTTTGGGTCAGACACAATTTGCATTAGCAGAGGCTCCAAATGAGGCCCTACCTCTAAATTGCCGGCCTAATTTTGGTGCTGCATGGTTGACCAAAGATAAATTCAAG GTTAATAAAACCTACAACTGCTGGTATACATCTGGCATTTTGAAAGTGAGCTTATATCGTGATGATCTTTTCAGTTGTCAAGCAAAAGATCCATCTCAAGTTGAGATGATTAAACGTTTTTTCATCCt ATCTAAAGAGATGCTACACTCCTTGATGGtccaaaagaaaggaaaggctGGCTATTGGAGGTGCATAGCTGGAGTTATTGCTGGTTTTTCAACTTCTATAATCGCCATCAGCTTCATAATAATCCTACAGCACATAAAATCATGGTTTCGTCTACCCTCTGTAGCTAGGATGTTTTCTCACACCAATATAGTCTTCTTCAAGCGCACTTGTTTTCTTGTGGCGTACATTTCTTTTATGGGTTGGTTGACAATCCAGTATGGGAAAAGGCTTGGTCTGCCTGAGATTCGCAGAGTTTATAATTACTAG
- the LOC118038612 gene encoding uncharacterized protein isoform X1 — translation MDVSDDEMEKEIETPENGKKGFIYLAFRLTLALLFPIFAFLSLSILLGFLAIFMGHLSITTPLSLPSQCKILSSSVDLRSSKVCEPGFLNYKAKHVFYPYNRSKFRCRYDYYWASVFEKFQLKDILTPYSLGVSSTFSHHKVEYKDYSLGQTQFALAEAPNEALPLNCRPNFGAAWLTKDKFKVNKTYNCWYTSGILKVSLYRDDLFSCQAKDPSQVEMIKRFFILSKEMLHSLMVQKKGKAGYWRCIAGVIAGFSTSIIAISFIIILQHIKSWFRLPSVARMFSHTNIVFFKRTCFLVAYISFMGWLTIQYGKRLGLPEIRRVYNY, via the exons ATGGATGTTAGTGATGatgaaatggaaaaggaaataGAAACCCCTGAAAATGGGAAAAAGGGTTTCATATATCTAGCTTTTCGATTAACTTTAGCTCTTCTTTTCCCAATCTTTGCCTTCCTTTCCTTGTCAATATTATTAGGCTTTTTAGCAATTTTCATGGGTCATTTGTCAATTACAACTCCCCTCTCTCTTCCCTCTCAGTGCAAGATTCTCTCCAGCA gtGTGGATCTTAGATCATCTAAGGTTTGTGAGCCTGggtttttgaattataaagcCAAGCATGTGTTTTATCCATATAACAGAAGCAAATTCCGCTGTCGCTATGATTACTACTGGGCTTCAGTGTTTGAG AAGTTCCAGTTGAAGGATATCCTAACTCCGTACTCCTTAGGAGTATCTTCTACTTTCAGTCATCACAAA GTGGAATACAAAGATTACTCTTTGGGTCAGACACAATTTGCATTAGCAGAGGCTCCAAATGAGGCCCTACCTCTAAATTGCCGGCCTAATTTTGGTGCTGCATGGTTGACCAAAGATAAATTCAAG GTTAATAAAACCTACAACTGCTGGTATACATCTGGCATTTTGAAAGTGAGCTTATATCGTGATGATCTTTTCAGTTGTCAAGCAAAAGATCCATCTCAAGTTGAGATGATTAAACGTTTTTTCATCCt ATCTAAAGAGATGCTACACTCCTTGATGGtccaaaagaaaggaaaggctGGCTATTGGAGGTGCATAGCTGGAGTTATTGCTGGTTTTTCAACTTCTATAATCGCCATCAGCTTCATAATAATCCTACAGCACATAAAATCATGGTTTCGTCTACCCTCTGTAGCTAGGATGTTTTCTCACACCAATATAGTCTTCTTCAAGCGCACTTGTTTTCTTGTGGCGTACATTTCTTTTATGGGTTGGTTGACAATCCAGTATGGGAAAAGGCTTGGTCTGCCTGAGATTCGCAGAGTTTATAATTACTAG
- the LOC118038610 gene encoding large ribosomal subunit protein eL13z — protein sequence MVKHNNVVPNGHFKKHWQNYVKTWFNQPARKTRRRIARQKKAVKIFPRPTAGPLRPIVHGQTLKYNMKVRAGRGFSLEELKAAGIPKKLAPTIGIAVDHRRRNRSLEGLQTNVQRLKTYKAKLVVFPRRARKSKAGDSAPEELATATQVQGHFMPIVREKPSVELVKVTEEMKSFKAYDKLRAERTNARHVGVRLKRAAEAEKEEKK from the exons ATGGTTAAGCATAACAATGTTGTGCCCAATGGTCACTTCAAGAAGCACTGGCAAAACTATGTCAAGACATGGTTTAACCAACCAGCTCGAAAGACCCGCAGACGCATTG CTCGTCAGAAGAAGGCTGTCAAAATCTTTCCCCGGCCTACAGCTGGACCTCTTCGACCCATTGTACATGGCCAGACTTTGAAGTATAATATGAAAGTGAGAGCTGGTAGGGGGTTTTCTCTTGAAGAACTCAAG GCTGCTGGTATTCCAAAGAAACTAGCACCCACAATAGGAATTGCTGTTGATCACCGTCGTAGGAATCGCTCCTTGGAGGGTCTCCAAACTAATGTTCAGAGGCTGAAAACATACAAGGCCAAATTGGTTGTCTTTCCAAGACGCGCTCGCAAGTCCAAG GCTGGTGATTCTGCTCCTGAGGAACTGGCAACTGCTACCCAAGTGCAAGGACATTTTATGCCTATTGTACGTGAGAAGCCATCTGTGGAGCTTGTGAAGGTCACTGAAGAGATGAAGTCATTCAAGGCTTATGACAAGCTCCGTGCGGAGCGTACAAATGCACGCCATGTTGGTGTCAGGTTGAAGAGGGCTGCAGAAGCtgaaaaggaagagaagaagtaG
- the LOC118038609 gene encoding uncharacterized protein, whose translation MDFLLEGTNEDTSECHFDDKDIQRCPFLRNINKPTSFSFSPVNFLNPVQGAKGPIFEDGPNFGMAFKLFHGKDGVVPLLNQSSFHDNTLEPEPAPHFNPLAAKAATISLSAFGPGGPFGFGSFNDKWKNQKKKSESASKKEPSSQKGNTSKHEAMGNEWLETGNCPIAKSYRAVSRVLPLVASTLQPPPSMKLRCPPAIVAARAALARTALVKNLRPQPLPAKVLVIALLGMAVNVPLGMWKEHTEKFSLQWFAAVHAAVPFIAMLRKSVLMPKTAMALTIGASILGQIIGSRAERHRLKTVASKERLKVKTAIAAAVDRYSPSQVSGNAGSNCGTEMSWDPLLIKASGSKSSTSVCF comes from the exons ATGGATTTTTTGCTTGAGGGAACAAACGAGGACACATCTGAATGCCATTTTGATGACAAGGACATTCAGAGATGCCCATTTCTTAGGAACATCAACAAGCCAACCAGCTTTTCGTTCTCTCCTGTGAATTTCCTCAATCCT GTACAAGGAGCTAAAGGTCCAATTTTTGAAGATGGTCCGAATTTTGGTATGGCGTTTAAGCTCTTTCATGGCAAGGATGGGGTTGTCCCACTCTTAAATCAGTCCAGCTTTCATGATAACACTTTGGAACCCGAGCCTGCACCTCACTTCAATCCCTTAGCTGCAAAAGCTGCCACCATCAGTCTGTCCGCATTTGGTCCTGGTGGACCTTTTGGCTTTGGTTCCTTCAATGATAAGTGGAAGAATCAGAAAAAGAAATCAGAATCAGCTAGCAAGAAAGAACCATCTTCTCAG AAAGGAAACACATCAAAACATGAGGCAATGGGAAACGAATGGTTGGAAACAGGCAACTGCCCCATAGCTAAGTCCTATAGAGCTGTGAGCCGTGTACTCCCACTAGTAGCATCGACTCTTCAGCCACCCCCTAGCATGAAGCTTAGGTGTCCGCCTGCTATAGTTGCGGCAAGGGCTGCCCTAGCCCGGACTGCCCTTGTTAAAAACTTGAGACCGCAGCCACTACCTGCAAAGGTGCTTGTCATTGCTCTGTTGGGAATGGCCGTGAATGTACCGTTGGGCATGTGGAAGGAACACACAGAGAAGTTCTCTCTTCAATGGTTTGCAGCTGTGCATGCAGCTGTGCCCTTCATAGCCATGCTAAGGAAGTCCGTCTTGATGCCAAAAACTGCCATGGCACTGACCATTGGAGCTTCTATCCTAGGGCAGATTATCGGTTCTAGAGCTGAGAGGCACCGGTTGAAAACTGTGGCTAGCAAGGAAAGGTTGAAAGTAAAAACAGCTATTGCTGCTGCCGTTGACAGATACAGCCCAAGCCAGGTTAGTGGCAATGCTGGCAGTAATTGTGGTACAGAGATGTCATGGGACCCTCTTCTTATCAAGGCTAGTGGAAGCAAATCATCTACCAGTGTTTGTTTCTAA
- the LOC118038682 gene encoding uncharacterized protein encodes MELLASYNEQVGALVLGNAPQDAKYTSHQIQKEILHVFARNVQSSIRHKIGDARFCLIVDEARDESRREQMALVIRGQGYDCASNMRGEWNGLQALFINDCPYAYYVHCLAHQLQLALIAAAREISDVHTFFQNLIFIINIVSASCKRNDELRAFQAATIEHLVDIGEIETGKGVNQVGGLQRPGDSRWSSYFKSICSLIKMYGATCLVLENIALDGSTYSQCGDAAFSFKSLMSFDFAFFLHIMKNVMRITDVLCQALQQKSQDILNAMHLVTSTKTLIQKLRDDGWETLLEEVTSFCKH; translated from the exons atgGAACTTTTAGCATCATACAATGAACAAGTAGGTGCTCTTGTTTTGGGTAATGCTCCACAAGATGCTAAATACACCtcacatcaaattcaaaaagaaattttgcatgtctttgcTAGAAATGTTCAATCTTCAATTCGTCATAAGATTGGTGATgcaagattttgtttaattgttgaTGAAGCTCGAGATGAATCTAGAAGAGAGCAAATGGCCCTTGTTATTAG gggtcaaGGATATGATTGTGCCAGTAATATGCGTGGAGAGTGGAATGGTTTGCAAGCATTATTCATTAATGATTGCCCTtatgcatattatgtacattgcTTAGCTCATCAGTTACAATTGGCTCTTATTGCTGCAGCTAGAGAAATATCTGATGTTCACACTTTCTTTcagaatttgatctttattattaacattgttaGTGCTTCTTGCAAACGTAATGATGAGTTACGGGCTTTTCAAGCAGCTACAATTGAGCATCTAGTTGATATTGGTGAGATTGAAACAGGTAAAGGAGTTAATCAAGTAGGTGGTTTGCAACGACCTGGAGATAGCAGATGGAGTTcgtatttcaaatcaatttgtagtttgataaaaatgtatGGGGCAACTTGCTTGGTTCTTGAAAACATTGCTTTAGATGGATCTACTTATTCTCAATGTGGTGATGCGGCCTTTTCATTTAAGTCGctaatgtcatttgattttgcattcTTCTTACATATAATGAAGAATGTTATGAGAATTACTGATGTGCTTTGTCAAGCATTGCAACAAAAATCTCAAGACATTTTAAATGCTATGCATTTGGTGACTAGCACAAAGACTTTAATTCAGAAGTTAAGAGACGATGGTTGGGAAACTCTTTTAGAAGAAGTGACATCATTTTGTAAGCATTAA